One window of Paenibacillus albicereus genomic DNA carries:
- a CDS encoding alpha-amylase family glycosyl hydrolase, whose amino-acid sequence MKVWKKLTIAVLAAGVALPAGAVHPPKAEALTASGALSPVTPKDTVYQIITDRFADGDTTNNKPAGFDPTLFDDANGDGRGDGNDLKLYQGGDWKGIIDKIPYLKNMGVTAVWISAPYANRDTAINDYQSGGGLNRWTSFHGYHVRNYFATNKHFGLMKDFEGLRDALHAQGMKLVIDFVTNHTSRWQNPTSGYSAEDGKLYEPDKNASGAYQFNANGDLLDANGDGKTDNLLADPNNDVNGWFHGLGDRGSDSSRYGFRQKDLGSLADFSQENSAVIAHLEKAATFWKSKGVDGFRHDATLHMNPAFTKGLKDAIDSAAGGPMTHFGEFFISRPDPKYDEYRTFPDRTGVNNLDFEYFRASTNAFGSFSETMSSFGNMLLTTSADYSYENQAVTFLDNHDVTRFRYIQPNDKPYHAALATLMTSRGTPNIYYGTEQYLSSADSSDIAGRVFMEKAATFNQNSTAYKVIKSLSALRQSNEAVAYGTTSVLYSTNDVLVYQRQFYDKQVIVAVNRQPNTSFTVPAINTTLPAGTYADTLGGLLSGGSATVTNVSGQNKIGSFTLAGGQVSVWSYNPSLGTTVPRIGDVVSTSGRPGNTVYIYGTGLGSSPVVKFGTTTATVVSSSDTFIEAVVPAVAAGSQAITVTKGSNVSNSFVYDVLTDDQVQVIFKVNATTTPGQNIHLVGSIAELGSWNAAKSTEAMMNPNYPVWFLPVSVPKGATFQFKFVKKDASGNVVWEGGSNRTFTAPASGSADTVVYTWQ is encoded by the coding sequence GTGAAAGTGTGGAAAAAATTGACGATTGCCGTACTGGCGGCCGGGGTGGCCCTGCCGGCGGGAGCGGTTCATCCGCCTAAAGCGGAAGCGCTTACAGCATCCGGGGCGCTCAGCCCGGTCACGCCGAAGGACACGGTGTACCAGATCATTACGGACCGGTTCGCGGACGGCGATACGACGAACAACAAGCCGGCCGGCTTCGATCCGACGCTGTTCGACGACGCGAACGGCGACGGACGCGGCGACGGCAACGACCTCAAGCTGTACCAAGGCGGCGACTGGAAGGGCATCATCGACAAAATTCCATACCTGAAGAACATGGGCGTCACGGCGGTATGGATCTCCGCGCCATATGCCAACCGGGATACGGCCATCAACGACTACCAGTCGGGCGGCGGCCTCAACCGCTGGACCAGCTTCCACGGCTATCACGTGCGCAATTACTTCGCGACGAACAAGCATTTCGGCCTGATGAAGGACTTCGAGGGACTGCGCGACGCGCTCCATGCCCAGGGCATGAAGCTCGTCATCGACTTCGTCACGAACCACACGAGCCGCTGGCAGAACCCGACGAGCGGCTACAGCGCCGAGGACGGCAAGCTGTACGAGCCGGACAAGAACGCCTCCGGCGCCTATCAGTTCAACGCGAACGGCGACCTGCTGGACGCGAACGGCGACGGCAAGACCGACAACCTGCTCGCCGATCCGAACAACGACGTGAACGGCTGGTTCCACGGGCTAGGCGACCGCGGCAGCGACAGCTCCCGCTACGGCTTCCGCCAAAAGGATCTCGGCTCGCTGGCCGACTTCTCGCAGGAGAACAGCGCGGTCATCGCCCACCTGGAAAAGGCCGCGACGTTCTGGAAATCCAAGGGCGTCGACGGCTTCCGGCATGACGCCACGCTGCACATGAACCCGGCCTTCACCAAAGGACTGAAGGACGCGATCGATTCCGCCGCCGGCGGCCCGATGACCCATTTCGGGGAATTCTTCATCTCGCGTCCCGATCCGAAGTACGACGAGTACCGCACGTTCCCGGACCGTACCGGCGTCAACAACCTCGACTTCGAGTATTTCCGCGCGTCGACCAACGCGTTCGGCAGCTTCTCCGAGACGATGAGCAGCTTCGGCAACATGCTGCTGACGACGAGCGCCGACTACTCGTACGAGAACCAGGCCGTGACGTTCCTCGACAACCACGACGTCACGCGCTTCCGCTACATCCAGCCGAACGACAAGCCTTACCACGCCGCGCTGGCGACGCTCATGACGAGCCGCGGCACGCCGAACATCTACTACGGCACCGAGCAGTACCTGTCGTCGGCGGACAGCAGCGACATCGCGGGCCGCGTCTTCATGGAGAAGGCGGCGACGTTCAACCAGAACTCGACCGCGTACAAGGTCATCAAGAGCCTGTCGGCGCTCCGCCAGTCCAACGAGGCGGTCGCCTACGGCACGACCTCGGTGCTGTACAGCACGAATGACGTGCTCGTCTACCAGCGCCAATTCTACGACAAGCAGGTCATCGTCGCCGTGAACCGCCAGCCGAACACGAGCTTCACCGTGCCGGCGATCAACACGACGCTGCCGGCGGGCACCTACGCCGATACGCTGGGCGGCCTGCTGTCCGGAGGCTCGGCAACCGTCACGAACGTGTCCGGCCAGAACAAGATCGGCAGCTTCACGCTCGCCGGCGGACAGGTGAGCGTCTGGTCGTACAATCCATCCCTCGGCACGACGGTGCCGCGCATCGGCGACGTCGTCTCCACGTCCGGCCGTCCGGGCAATACGGTCTACATCTACGGCACCGGCCTCGGCAGCTCTCCGGTCGTGAAGTTCGGCACGACGACAGCGACCGTCGTCAGCAGCAGCGATACGTTCATCGAAGCGGTCGTACCGGCCGTCGCTGCCGGCTCGCAGGCGATTACGGTGACCAAGGGCAGCAATGTCAGCAACTCCTTCGTGTACGACGTGCTCACCGACGACCAGGTGCAGGTCATCTTCAAGGTCAACGCGACGACTACGCCGGGACAGAACATCCATCTCGTCGGCAGCATCGCGGAGCTCGGCAGCTGGAATGCGGCCAAGTCCACCGAGGCGATGATGAATCCGAACTATCCGGTCTGGTTCCTCCCGGTCAGCGTGCCGAAGGGAGCGACGTTCCAGTTCAAGTTCGTCAAGAAGGACGCGAGCGGCAATGTCGTCTGGGAAGGCGGCTCGAACCGAACGTTCACCGCGCCGGCGTCCGGCTCGGCCGATACGGTCGTTTATACCTGGCAATAG
- a CDS encoding LacI family DNA-binding transcriptional regulator, which yields MSASRVTIKDVAKLAQVSIATVSNVINGTGRVSTETRRKVERAIGQLDFAPSASARTLKDKQSSLIAVVVPLLEKGRLQDNPFYWHLVRGIEESARGVKLHVILIGIGPDETFSFVREQHLDGLIFVGAFARTEVVESMLRLGVPCVFMDSLVDDPSYYQVVLDDELGGYIGTKHLLSLGHERIALLTGVLLEGGVNYCRWQGYRRALEEAGVPYRPELVYEEPTSSLGGYRAASRIGAKTGGITAVFALSDMTAIGLVKGLHDLGISVPRDISVVGFDDDERARYCIPALTTVRQDIVEKGRTAVRLLTAQLERDPLAERRVTLGVELVPRQSTAPPSR from the coding sequence ATGAGCGCCAGTCGCGTTACGATCAAAGATGTCGCCAAGCTGGCCCAAGTGTCCATCGCGACGGTGTCCAACGTCATCAACGGCACCGGACGCGTCTCGACCGAGACCCGCCGCAAGGTGGAGCGGGCGATCGGCCAGCTCGACTTCGCGCCGAGCGCTTCCGCGCGCACGCTCAAGGACAAGCAGTCCTCCCTGATCGCCGTCGTCGTCCCGCTGCTGGAGAAGGGCCGCCTGCAGGACAATCCGTTCTACTGGCATCTCGTCCGCGGCATCGAGGAGAGCGCGCGCGGGGTCAAGCTGCATGTCATCCTCATCGGCATCGGCCCGGACGAGACGTTCTCGTTCGTGCGGGAGCAGCATCTGGACGGCCTGATCTTCGTCGGGGCGTTCGCCCGGACGGAAGTCGTGGAGAGCATGCTGCGCCTCGGGGTGCCGTGCGTGTTCATGGACAGCCTCGTCGACGATCCCAGCTACTACCAGGTCGTGCTGGACGACGAGCTCGGCGGCTATATCGGCACCAAGCATCTGCTGTCGCTCGGCCACGAGCGGATCGCTCTGCTGACCGGCGTGCTGCTGGAGGGCGGCGTCAACTACTGCCGCTGGCAAGGATACCGGAGGGCGCTGGAGGAAGCGGGGGTTCCCTACCGCCCGGAGCTCGTCTACGAGGAGCCGACCTCCTCGCTCGGCGGCTACCGCGCCGCCTCGCGCATCGGGGCCAAGACCGGCGGCATCACCGCCGTGTTCGCCCTGTCCGACATGACGGCGATCGGCCTCGTCAAGGGGCTGCATGATCTCGGCATCAGCGTGCCGCGCGACATCTCCGTCGTCGGCTTCGACGATGACGAGCGGGCGCGCTATTGCATCCCCGCGCTCACCACGGTGCGGCAGGACATCGTCGAAAAAGGACGGACCGCGGTCCGCCTGCTGACGGCCCAGCTGGAGCGGGATCCGCTCGCGGAGCGGCGCGTGACGCTCGGCGTCGAGCTCGTGCCGCGCCAGAGCACGGCGCCGCCGTCCCGCTAG
- a CDS encoding G1 family glutamic endopeptidase, whose translation MPVRTRIASLHPPCRRLRVQKKAARANWSSGNWSGYAIEGARGAFSSISARWTVPVARPTARSTYSSAWIGIDGYSNSNLIQTGTAHDDVDGRAEYYAWWEILPAAETRIPHPVRPGDVMAARIARKGGSRWSIVLRNVTRGWTFRTVQTYRGPQRSAEWIVEAPQVGGDITSFARITPLPFCRCRVDGRNPGLRLSQRGILVQGRCIRALPSRPNAAGDGFVVRSVRIRQNKS comes from the coding sequence ATGCCCGTCCGTACCCGCATCGCCAGCCTGCACCCGCCATGCCGCAGGCTGCGCGTGCAAAAGAAAGCCGCGCGCGCCAACTGGAGCTCCGGCAACTGGAGCGGCTACGCCATCGAAGGCGCGCGCGGCGCCTTTTCCAGCATCTCCGCCCGCTGGACGGTGCCGGTCGCGCGCCCGACGGCCCGCTCCACTTATTCGTCGGCATGGATCGGCATCGACGGCTATAGCAACAGCAACCTGATCCAGACAGGCACCGCCCATGACGATGTCGACGGACGCGCGGAGTATTACGCCTGGTGGGAAATCCTGCCCGCCGCGGAGACGCGCATTCCGCATCCGGTCCGCCCCGGCGACGTCATGGCCGCTCGCATCGCCCGCAAGGGCGGCAGCCGCTGGTCGATCGTGCTGCGGAACGTCACGCGCGGCTGGACGTTCCGCACCGTCCAGACGTATCGCGGCCCGCAGCGCTCGGCCGAATGGATCGTGGAGGCGCCGCAGGTGGGGGGCGACATCACGTCGTTCGCCCGCATCACGCCGCTGCCTTTCTGCCGCTGCCGCGTCGACGGCCGCAATCCCGGCCTCCGGCTGTCCCAGCGGGGCATTCTCGTGCAAGGCCGCTGCATCCGCGCGCTGCCCTCGCGTCCGAACGCGGCGGGCGACGGCTTCGTCGTGCGCAGCGTGCGGATTCGCCAGAACAAGTCTTGA
- a CDS encoding DUF2515 family protein → MEAGSGSENGQGNGTQSHPSAPGKAAEPQRHRLLELLLLPVALPAAAYAYAAGKRRSRKAAAALAAGSPPLALAAPAVAELRAAWRKLERTAAKAKAAADGAATLPAASAPAGGKAAAWAGLPKASPAWSAEAAAALGAPPALPAGPAGDAALVQRLRAETARLNRNNVTRTEAYRAFYLRRPEVHWALLAHLVSRNGGWNMADLQGEWLPRLLDLQKRRCTFGMLERANALIFHDAYPQLLLYEECRRTRRNLLHLLPKLGVSAFMRPVWQQFLRTGDAVPLTVGLIVNEQHFIEERVVQNPYYRRKVLNTFFFGMQSVLQLNQVLFPYGKDEGGDPLVAGLILEDFSDLHERIEFGKRLYAMLFAVPGVAKGALAFVKATRHTGSRSDYAPDLYAPVRHGAPGAYRERLRGGRLLPGAEPLYSPPLSAAWSDRPVDDPEPGDWFQGPEDVLPYFRALPLPDRFELTADYRIALGKVELAVLAASGSGFGPKPG, encoded by the coding sequence ATGGAGGCTGGATCGGGTTCGGAAAACGGGCAAGGAAACGGTACGCAGAGCCATCCCTCTGCGCCGGGAAAAGCTGCGGAGCCGCAGCGCCATCGGCTGCTGGAGCTGCTCCTGCTGCCGGTGGCGCTGCCGGCGGCCGCCTATGCGTATGCCGCCGGCAAGCGGCGCAGCCGCAAGGCGGCCGCGGCGCTGGCGGCCGGCTCGCCGCCGCTCGCGCTGGCGGCACCCGCCGTCGCGGAGCTGCGCGCCGCGTGGCGCAAGCTGGAGCGCACCGCCGCCAAGGCCAAGGCTGCGGCCGATGGAGCCGCGACACTCCCGGCGGCAAGCGCGCCGGCGGGCGGTAAGGCCGCCGCATGGGCGGGACTGCCGAAGGCCAGTCCCGCGTGGAGCGCGGAGGCGGCCGCCGCGCTCGGCGCTCCGCCGGCGCTTCCGGCCGGACCGGCCGGCGATGCCGCGCTCGTGCAGCGGCTGCGCGCGGAGACGGCGCGGCTGAACCGCAACAACGTGACGCGGACGGAGGCGTACCGCGCGTTCTATTTGCGCCGTCCGGAGGTGCACTGGGCGCTGCTTGCGCATCTCGTCTCGCGCAACGGCGGCTGGAACATGGCCGACCTGCAGGGCGAATGGCTGCCCCGGCTGCTCGACCTGCAGAAGCGGCGCTGCACGTTCGGCATGCTGGAGCGGGCGAACGCGCTTATTTTCCACGATGCCTATCCGCAGCTGCTGCTCTACGAGGAATGCCGCCGCACGCGGCGCAACCTGCTGCATCTGCTGCCGAAGCTCGGCGTGTCCGCATTCATGCGGCCCGTCTGGCAGCAGTTCCTGCGCACCGGCGACGCGGTGCCGCTGACGGTCGGGCTGATCGTCAACGAGCAGCATTTCATCGAGGAGCGGGTCGTGCAGAATCCGTATTATCGGCGCAAGGTGCTGAACACGTTCTTCTTCGGCATGCAGTCGGTGCTGCAGCTCAACCAGGTGCTGTTCCCGTACGGCAAGGACGAGGGAGGCGACCCGCTCGTCGCCGGGCTCATCCTCGAGGACTTCTCCGACCTGCACGAGCGCATCGAGTTCGGCAAGCGGCTGTATGCGATGCTGTTCGCGGTTCCGGGCGTCGCCAAAGGCGCGCTCGCCTTCGTCAAGGCGACGCGGCATACGGGATCGAGGTCGGACTACGCGCCGGATCTGTACGCGCCGGTCCGGCATGGAGCTCCCGGCGCCTACCGCGAGCGGCTGCGCGGGGGCCGGCTGCTGCCGGGAGCAGAGCCGCTGTACAGCCCGCCGCTGTCGGCCGCGTGGTCGGACCGCCCGGTGGACGATCCCGAGCCCGGCGACTGGTTCCAAGGGCCGGAGGACGTGCTGCCGTATTTCCGGGCGCTCCCGCTGCCGGACCGATTCGAGCTGACGGCGGACTACCGCATCGCGCTCGGCAAGGTGGAGCTGGCCGTGCTCGCCGCCTCCGGCTCCGGCTTCGGGCCGAAGCCGGGCTGA
- a CDS encoding SOS response-associated peptidase: MCGRYTLTVTLEELMLRFLIGQGGAADYEPRYNIAPAQMVLAIIHDGEKNRLGELKWGLVPPWADDPKIGSRMLNARSETAAAKPAFREPLRRKRCLIPADGFYEWQQRDGGKQPLRITLKNGEPFAMAGLYETWISPEGEKLSTCTVLTTEPNELMRPIHDRMPVILRPEDEALWLDRGMRDPQRLQPLLRPYPPEEMRAYPVRREVGSVRSQGPACIEPLLS; this comes from the coding sequence ATGTGCGGACGCTACACGCTGACCGTCACGCTCGAGGAGCTGATGCTGCGCTTCCTGATCGGCCAAGGAGGAGCGGCGGACTACGAGCCGAGGTACAATATCGCGCCGGCCCAGATGGTGCTGGCGATCATCCACGACGGAGAGAAGAACCGGCTCGGCGAGCTCAAATGGGGACTCGTCCCTCCGTGGGCCGACGATCCGAAGATCGGCAGCCGCATGCTCAACGCCCGCTCTGAGACCGCCGCGGCCAAGCCCGCCTTCCGCGAGCCGCTGCGGCGCAAGCGCTGCCTCATCCCGGCGGACGGCTTTTACGAATGGCAGCAGCGGGACGGGGGCAAGCAGCCGCTGCGCATCACGCTCAAGAACGGCGAGCCGTTCGCGATGGCGGGCCTGTACGAGACCTGGATTTCGCCGGAGGGGGAGAAGCTGTCCACCTGCACCGTGCTGACGACGGAGCCGAACGAGCTGATGCGCCCGATTCATGACCGGATGCCGGTCATCCTGCGCCCCGAGGACGAGGCGCTCTGGCTCGACCGCGGCATGCGCGATCCGCAGCGGCTGCAGCCGCTGCTCCGCCCGTATCCGCCGGAGGAGATGCGGGCGTATCCCGTGCGGCGCGAGGTCGGCAGCGTGCGCAGCCAAGGCCCGGCCTGCATCGAGCCGCTGCTGAGCTAG
- a CDS encoding TauD/TfdA dioxygenase family protein has protein sequence MSEQQAAQGGAWDIRPVTPATGAEVSGIVLSDRLGEEEIARLREALAKHKVLFFRGQGHLDDAAQEAFAARLGQPFAHPTVPSKQGTGYILDVDSQHGGRADQWHTDITFLDAYPSASILRAVVVPEAGGDTVWANTAAAYESLPQELKELAERLWAVHSNDFDYAVAAQRKGVPLEQERDYRQVFASTVYETEHPLVRVLPDTGEKALVLGSFAKRVLNVSASASRQLLDLFQEHVVRLNHTVRWRWEEGDVVIWDNRATQHVAVNDYGEQRRIVRRVTLAGDVPVSVEGQRSRTRAGTGPQPQLDPASA, from the coding sequence ATGAGCGAGCAGCAGGCAGCGCAGGGTGGAGCATGGGATATTCGGCCGGTCACGCCGGCGACGGGAGCGGAGGTGAGCGGCATCGTGCTGTCGGACCGGCTCGGGGAGGAGGAGATCGCCCGGCTGCGCGAAGCGCTCGCCAAGCATAAGGTGCTGTTCTTCCGCGGCCAGGGCCATCTGGACGACGCCGCGCAGGAAGCGTTCGCCGCCCGGCTCGGACAGCCGTTCGCCCATCCGACGGTTCCTTCCAAGCAAGGGACGGGCTATATCCTCGACGTCGATTCGCAGCATGGCGGCCGGGCGGATCAGTGGCATACGGACATCACGTTCCTCGATGCGTATCCGTCGGCCTCGATCCTGCGCGCGGTCGTCGTGCCGGAAGCCGGCGGCGACACCGTATGGGCGAATACGGCCGCAGCGTACGAAAGCCTGCCGCAGGAGCTGAAGGAGCTGGCCGAACGGCTGTGGGCGGTGCACAGCAACGACTTCGACTATGCGGTCGCGGCGCAGCGCAAGGGCGTGCCGCTGGAGCAGGAGCGCGACTACCGCCAGGTGTTCGCCTCCACCGTCTACGAGACGGAGCATCCGCTCGTCCGCGTGCTGCCCGATACGGGCGAGAAGGCGCTCGTGCTCGGCAGCTTCGCCAAGCGCGTCCTGAACGTATCCGCTTCCGCATCGAGGCAGCTGCTCGACCTGTTCCAGGAGCATGTCGTGCGGCTGAACCATACGGTGCGCTGGCGCTGGGAGGAAGGCGACGTCGTCATCTGGGACAACCGGGCGACGCAGCATGTGGCGGTCAACGACTACGGCGAGCAGCGCCGCATCGTGCGCCGCGTGACGCTGGCCGGCGACGTGCCGGTCAGCGTGGAGGGCCAGCGGAGCCGTACCCGCGCGGGGACCGGCCCGCAGCCGCAGCTCGATCCCGCCAGCGCGTAG
- a CDS encoding YeiH family protein, which produces MRAGARADGRPRRRGAAWRRPRLLPGLFLTALLAAAGRMLGELPGLGVLGPLVLAILLGMAYREWLGGVPDDAAAGIAFSSKQLLRLGIVLLGMRLNLGDIAAAGPGVLAIDAIHIAVTIPLVCWLAGKLGADRRLGLLTACGTAICGAAAVAAIAPQLKAKGEETAVAAATVAILGTIFTIAYTLLQPLLPLGSAAYGAWAGSTLHEVAHALAAAEPYGEEALDMAVLVKLTRVAMLVPAALLIGLWTQRRKLRRSGEQQAAAAGREGGGQRVQVPWFIFGFLATSGIHTLGFVPEEAAQALVTAAYLLIAMGMAGLGLGVDFATFRRLGGRVFAAGFGGSLLLSALGYGLVRLFGLGG; this is translated from the coding sequence ATGCGGGCGGGAGCGAGGGCGGATGGACGGCCGCGGAGGCGAGGAGCCGCCTGGCGCAGGCCGCGCCTGCTGCCCGGGCTGTTCCTGACCGCGCTGCTGGCCGCTGCTGGCAGGATGCTCGGCGAGCTGCCGGGACTTGGCGTGCTCGGGCCGCTCGTGCTGGCCATCCTGCTCGGCATGGCGTACCGCGAATGGCTGGGCGGCGTGCCGGACGATGCGGCCGCCGGCATCGCTTTTTCCTCCAAGCAGCTGCTGCGGCTCGGCATCGTCCTGCTCGGCATGCGCCTGAACCTCGGAGACATCGCCGCAGCCGGGCCCGGCGTGCTGGCGATCGACGCCATCCACATCGCGGTGACGATTCCTTTGGTCTGCTGGCTGGCCGGCAAGCTCGGGGCGGACCGCCGGCTCGGCCTGCTGACCGCCTGCGGCACGGCGATATGCGGCGCGGCTGCCGTCGCGGCGATCGCGCCGCAGCTGAAGGCGAAGGGCGAGGAGACGGCGGTCGCAGCCGCGACGGTCGCGATCCTCGGCACGATCTTCACGATCGCATACACGCTGCTGCAGCCGCTGCTGCCGCTCGGCTCGGCCGCTTACGGCGCGTGGGCCGGCTCCACGCTGCATGAAGTCGCCCACGCGCTGGCCGCGGCGGAGCCGTACGGCGAGGAGGCGCTGGACATGGCCGTGCTCGTGAAGCTGACGCGGGTGGCGATGCTCGTGCCGGCGGCGCTGCTCATCGGGCTGTGGACGCAGCGCCGCAAGCTGCGCCGCTCCGGCGAGCAGCAGGCTGCGGCTGCCGGCCGCGAGGGCGGCGGGCAGCGCGTGCAAGTGCCTTGGTTCATCTTCGGCTTTCTGGCGACGAGCGGCATCCATACGCTCGGCTTCGTGCCGGAGGAAGCGGCCCAAGCTTTGGTGACGGCAGCTTACCTGCTGATCGCGATGGGGATGGCGGGACTGGGGCTCGGCGTCGACTTCGCCACGTTCCGGCGGCTGGGCGGCCGCGTATTTGCCGCCGGCTTCGGCGGCTCGCTGCTGCTTTCCGCGCTCGGCTACGGCCTCGTCCGCCTGTTCGGACTGGGAGGATGA
- the pcaD gene encoding 3-oxoadipate enol-lactonase, whose amino-acid sequence MTTTETKPGALEFTTGDGVRIAYRFEGADDKPVLLLANSIATSMDMWEGQAARLTEHFRLLRYDYRGHGGSDTPEGPYSLDRLGRDVVELLDALRIERVHFLGLSLGGIVAQWMAIYAPERIDRLVLSNTASHLGPTEQWEGLIAAVLQPDSMPEIAEMFMKNWFPASMRKLDHPIVESFRAMVLATRPQGIAGSWAAIRDMDMRRTASLIDRPTLVIAGEQDPVTLPEHGELLAQTIPGAELIVLPTAHLPNVELESAFLEAVTEFLRRL is encoded by the coding sequence ATGACGACAACCGAAACGAAGCCAGGCGCGCTCGAATTCACGACGGGAGACGGCGTGAGGATCGCGTACCGGTTCGAGGGAGCAGATGACAAGCCGGTGCTGCTGCTGGCCAATTCGATCGCGACCTCGATGGACATGTGGGAAGGGCAGGCTGCCCGGCTGACGGAGCATTTCCGGCTGCTGCGCTACGATTATCGGGGGCATGGCGGCTCGGATACGCCAGAAGGGCCGTATTCGCTCGACCGATTGGGAAGGGATGTCGTCGAGCTGCTCGACGCGCTGCGAATCGAGCGGGTCCATTTTCTGGGGCTGTCGCTCGGCGGCATCGTGGCGCAATGGATGGCGATCTACGCACCGGAGCGAATCGATCGGCTCGTCTTGAGCAATACCGCCTCCCATCTCGGACCGACCGAGCAATGGGAAGGCTTGATCGCCGCTGTGCTGCAGCCGGACAGCATGCCCGAGATCGCGGAGATGTTTATGAAGAACTGGTTTCCGGCGTCCATGCGCAAGTTGGACCATCCGATTGTCGAGTCGTTCCGAGCGATGGTGCTCGCCACTCGGCCGCAGGGCATTGCGGGTAGCTGGGCCGCTATCCGCGACATGGACATGCGCCGGACGGCCTCGCTCATCGATCGGCCGACGCTGGTCATCGCGGGCGAGCAGGATCCGGTGACGCTGCCCGAGCATGGAGAGCTGCTGGCCCAGACGATTCCGGGCGCCGAACTGATCGTCCTGCCCACGGCCCATCTGCCGAATGTGGAGCTGGAATCCGCCTTCCTCGAAGCGGTGACCGAATTTTTGCGCCGCTTATAA
- a CDS encoding Lrp/AsnC family transcriptional regulator, with product MDSIDFKILSILHDNARITVSEMSRTIAMSQPAVTERIKKLEEREVITGYGAKISPSKLGKHATAFVLFKSASCKEFEAFAEASPEIVDLYRISGESNYLFKVVTESSASLEAFLDSCHALGFSSTLAVLSTRFEDRSLMAGKEAST from the coding sequence ATGGATTCGATCGACTTCAAGATTTTATCGATTCTGCACGACAACGCCAGGATCACGGTCTCGGAGATGAGCCGGACGATCGCGATGTCCCAGCCTGCTGTGACCGAAAGGATAAAAAAGCTGGAGGAGCGCGAGGTGATAACGGGCTACGGAGCCAAGATATCGCCGTCCAAGCTGGGCAAGCACGCGACCGCGTTCGTCTTGTTCAAGTCCGCTTCGTGCAAGGAGTTCGAGGCTTTCGCGGAGGCATCTCCCGAAATCGTCGACCTTTACCGGATCAGCGGCGAATCCAACTACCTCTTCAAGGTCGTGACCGAATCGAGCGCGTCGCTGGAAGCATTCCTCGACTCGTGCCATGCTCTCGGATTCTCCTCTACCCTGGCCGTCCTCTCCACCCGCTTCGAAGACCGAAGCCTGATGGCCGGGAAGGAAGCGTCCACCTAA
- a CDS encoding stage VI sporulation protein F, which yields MSYVKYGIRPEFVERVKLKLKNPAVKERIKLLVNGLTKYDLADRVKVRKLVRSAASILQEKLTDAQEEQLVQFVLGQKIDPNNTFHLIKLWGMFR from the coding sequence ATGAGCTACGTCAAATACGGAATCCGGCCCGAATTCGTCGAACGCGTCAAGCTGAAGCTGAAGAACCCGGCCGTCAAGGAGCGGATCAAGCTGCTCGTGAACGGGCTGACCAAGTACGATCTCGCCGATCGCGTCAAGGTGCGCAAGCTCGTCCGAAGCGCCGCCAGCATCCTGCAGGAGAAGCTGACGGACGCGCAGGAAGAGCAGCTCGTGCAGTTCGTGCTGGGGCAGAAGATCGATCCGAACAATACGTTTCATCTCATCAAACTATGGGGCATGTTCCGCTGA